Part of the bacterium genome is shown below.
TATTGGACCGCGTCCGGATGGTAGCCGTCGAGCGGGTCCGCGACGAGTTCGTTAAGATGTTGGCCACGGCGGCCAAACCGTCGTACGGCCTCGAGCTTATGCGCGAGACCGGCCTGCTCGAGTTATTTATTCCGGAGCTATTGGAAGGGTACGCCGTTACGCAAAACGAGTTTCACGCCTACGACGTTTACACTCATTCGCTATACTCGTGCGACGCGGCGCCGGCCGAAAAGCCGCTCGTGCGGTTGGCGGCGCTGCTGCACGACGTCGGCAAGCCGCGTACGCGCGTGGTGCGCGACGGCCGGGTGACGTTCTACAACCACCAGGCGGTGAGCCGCCGGATGGCCCGCCACATCCTGAACCGCCTGCGCTTCAGCAAAAAGGAGCGGGACCACGTCCTGCACCTGGTCTACTACCACATGTTCGGCTATACCCCCTCCTGGACCGACGCCGCGATCCGGCGGCTTATCCGCAAGGTGGGGCGGGAAAACATAGCCGACCTCTTCGACCTGCGAATCGCCGACTGGTTCGGTAACGGCACCAACTACGGCTTTCCCGGGTACCTGCGCGCGCTCGAGCGCCGCATCAACGACGCCATCGCCCGGGAGGAGGCCTTTACCGAGAAGGACCTCGCGGTCGACGGCCGCGACGTAATGGCGGAGCTCGATATCCCGCCCGGCCCCAAAGTGGGGGAGGTTTTAAGTTACCTGCTCGAGCGCGTCTTGGAAGACCAATCGCTCAACGAGCGGGAACGCCTGTTGGAACTCTTGCGCGAGAGGTTCGGGCCGCCGGGCGACCGGGGCGATTGACGGGGCGGCCCGCGGGGTTTTTTTATCCGGCCTCGGAGGGGGAACGTACTATCAGCGTTACCGGCCCGTCGTTGGTGAGCGATACGGCCATCATCGCGCCGAACTCGCCGGCCCGGGTCGGCACGCCGAGGGCGGACAGCTCCTCGATGAACCTATCGTAAAGGCGCTCGGCTTCGGCGGGGGGCGCGGCGCGCGTGAAATCCGGCCGCCGGCCCTTGCGGCAATCGCCGTGGAGCGTGAATTGCGAGACCACGAGCGCTTCGCCCCCCACGTCCAGCAGCGAGCGGTTCATCCGGCTTTCGTCGTCGGCGAACAAGCGCAGGTGGGCTATTTTGGCGGCGAGGTAGGCCGCGTCTCGCTCGCCGTCGCCGGCGGCGACGCCCAGGAGTATCAGCAAGCCCGGGCCGACGGCCGCGGCGGCGCGCCCCTCCACCGAAACCTTTGCCTCGCTCACGCGTTGCACTACGACTAGCATAGTCGTATTACCCTCAAAAAAAAAGACAGTCGGAAGCGACTGTCTTTTTTACGAAGATCGATAATTACTGCATCGCCGGGATTACTAGGTTCCAGCCGGGGTAGATAAGGTCCGGATCCTTTATGAGTTCGCGGTTGGCGTTGTATATAAGGGGCCACTTGTAGTAGTACGGATGGCCGTATTCCATGCCGGCGATCATCCAAAGGCATTCGCCTTCGACGACGACATGCTGACCTCCTACGACTTCGTATTTCTTAAGGAAGGCCATATCTTCGCCGATAATCGTTTTCCAGAAGTCGTGGACTTTCTGGACTTTCATGACCTTGCCCTCGAGCGCCTTGTTCTCGAACTCTACGCCCTCGGCTTCCTTATTCAGGCGCGCCTGGTCGTCGAGGCGGGTCTGGATCTGCTCTTCGATTTTACCTTCGCCGGCGCCTTCGTTCATTTTAACTTCACGCTTGAGCGCGTCGTAATCTTGGGCTAAAGCGAACGGGGCGACGCACAGCGCGAAAACCGCGAAAGCTAAGACAGCCTGTTTCACCCGTTAACACCCCTTTCGTTAGGAGTATTTTTTACGCCGGGGCTCGTTAATTCCGGTAACCGTGTTTGAGCCGTCCGGCTAAGTTTAGCGGCTTATTCCCAGGTCGGTTCTTTCTCGGCGCCGTGGAGCAACGGCGTGACCGGCAATTTACGAGCTTTCTCTATGTTGTTGCGCTTTTCGTGAAGGTCTTTATGTTGCGCACGAAGCTCGTCAACCTTCTTTACGGCTTTGTCGTATTCGGCTTTATACGCTGCGTTGGCCGATGTAGCCTTCGCCAGTCGGTCTTCGCCTTCCTGTTTTAGCATTTTGGCGTCGTAATACTCGTCGAGTAATTTTTTGCTGGGGCCGCAACCCAAGGCGAGGAAGCCTAGAAAGAAAGCTCCAAGGACGCTCAGCGTGATAACCTTTTTCATACTGGCGGTTCACCTCCCTTCAAGAGCTTGAGGGAAAAGCACCACGATATATATCTCTTTTGCGCCAAGGCGTTCGGCACCTTTGGCTTGCTCCTTGCTCGATATTATAATAGAAAGGGATTTTCCTTGTCAAGTAAAAAAAACGGGTCCCGCAACGTGAACCGTCCCTGGCCTTTACCGGATAGGCGGGGGCGAGCTCTTCGCGGCTCCGTAGTGTTAGCGGTGCTTTGCCGGCGGCGTGCGGCCGGCGGGGGCGTCGCGCGTCAGGGATAACTTGACAAGGGATATTTAATATGTTATAAATAGCGTTTGATAAAGGGGTTATAATGTTTGCCATAGTGCGTTTTAAAGGCCGCCAATACCGTTTACGCGAAGGCGACGTCGTAGCGTTGGATAAAATCGACGCCGACGTCGGCTCGAGGCTCGAGCTCGACGAAGTGTTGGTGGCGGCCGACGCGAAAGGCGTCGACGTCGGCACGCCCGTACTCGAGGGCGCGCGCGTTACCGCCGAAGTCGTCGGCCACGAGCGCAGCTCGAAAGTGGAAGTTTTTAAGTTTCGACGCCGTAAAGATTATAAAAAGTTACGCGGCCACCGGCAGCCCTATACGGTAGTAAAGGTTTTATCGGTTACCAAATCTTAACCGGAATCCCGGCTTCCAGCCGGTCGCGGTAACGGAGACGATTATGGCCCACAAGAAATCCGGCGGCTCATCCCGAAACGGGCGCGATAGCCCCGGCCAGCGCCTCGGCTTGAAGGCGTTCGGCGGCGAGTTCGTTACCGCCGGCTCCGTAATAATCCGCCAACGCGGTACTCGTTTTTACCCGGGCGATAACGTGGGCGTCGGTAAAGACTATACGCTGTTCGCGACGGCCGACGGCCGGGTAAAATACGTCACCCGGAAAAAACGGCGCGAGGTCCACGTCGTAATCCCGGTTTAAACGAGCGCGCATAATATTCTTCGACACAAAAGGATGCCCCGGCGGGTTGGAAAGCGCTTAGCTTCTCGGCGTCAGCGTACCCGGCGGGTTTGTTGTGTTCGTCGACGAAATTGAGCTCGAGGCGCGGGGGGGAGACGGCGGCGACGGCGCGGTCTCTTTCCGGCGCGAGCGGTTAGTGCCGCGGGGCGGGCCCGACGGCGGCGACGGCGGCCGCGGCGGGTCGGTCTACGCCGTCGGTTGCGAGGCGTTGCGTACCCTCAATCACCTCTCCGGCGCGGAAGTCATAGCGGCCGGGCGGGGCGGCGACGGCGCGGGCCGGAAACGGGCCGGCCGCGCCGGCGAGGACCGAAGGATACGGTT
Proteins encoded:
- a CDS encoding HD domain-containing protein yields the protein MKLKLGKKPKKRLNRANLKKVPAEVREVVGTLRAAGKQAYLVGGCVRDLLAGLDAVDFDVATDAVPEEVQRLFRRTAPTGIKHGTVTVLGARGDYEVTTFRRDGKYGDARHPDDVTYARSIEEDLSRRDFTFNALAYDPLQDKLVDLFGGIDDFERGVVRAVGDARERFREDGLRPLRAVRLAARFEFDVDAETLDAVPAVLDRVRMVAVERVRDEFVKMLATAAKPSYGLELMRETGLLELFIPELLEGYAVTQNEFHAYDVYTHSLYSCDAAPAEKPLVRLAALLHDVGKPRTRVVRDGRVTFYNHQAVSRRMARHILNRLRFSKKERDHVLHLVYYHMFGYTPSWTDAAIRRLIRKVGRENIADLFDLRIADWFGNGTNYGFPGYLRALERRINDAIAREEAFTEKDLAVDGRDVMAELDIPPGPKVGEVLSYLLERVLEDQSLNERERLLELLRERFGPPGDRGD
- the dtd gene encoding D-aminoacyl-tRNA deacylase encodes the protein MLVVVQRVSEAKVSVEGRAAAAVGPGLLILLGVAAGDGERDAAYLAAKIAHLRLFADDESRMNRSLLDVGGEALVVSQFTLHGDCRKGRRPDFTRAAPPAEAERLYDRFIEELSALGVPTRAGEFGAMMAVSLTNDGPVTLIVRSPSEAG
- the rpmA gene encoding 50S ribosomal protein L27, coding for MAHKKSGGSSRNGRDSPGQRLGLKAFGGEFVTAGSVIIRQRGTRFYPGDNVGVGKDYTLFATADGRVKYVTRKKRREVHVVIPV
- the rplU gene encoding 50S ribosomal protein L21, which encodes MFAIVRFKGRQYRLREGDVVALDKIDADVGSRLELDEVLVAADAKGVDVGTPVLEGARVTAEVVGHERSSKVEVFKFRRRKDYKKLRGHRQPYTVVKVLSVTKS